In a single window of the Mucilaginibacter defluvii genome:
- a CDS encoding FecR family protein, whose protein sequence is MIAVNWEILIKYLNKETTEAENAEVKSWLAERPENKTLLQYLEERSRKVNEPVKGDVVHNEWVKLLDRMYADPKPVKQTKIKRLYAWAGAAASLILVCCITWYTMQREKDAYENGYTFIKKSPSRKKVALPDGSVVYLAPDASLEVSNAYGQAKREVRLRGEAFFDVKHNLKKCFIVRTANNLQVNVLGTSFNVYSAKGISEQIKVATGLVGFIEGKKTHFIKAGEQLKYNVSAKTAQKILVNIDDAQSLLNGTLYFNNSNASQIASKLAQYYHVKIEVEPSANKKYNLFSGEMKDNGLDKLLEGLNYATGLHYKYKNQQTIIFY, encoded by the coding sequence ATGATCGCAGTGAACTGGGAGATACTTATAAAATACCTGAACAAGGAAACCACTGAAGCCGAAAACGCTGAAGTGAAATCCTGGCTTGCCGAACGGCCGGAGAATAAAACATTACTGCAATACCTGGAAGAACGCAGCCGCAAGGTTAATGAGCCGGTTAAAGGAGATGTTGTACATAACGAGTGGGTAAAACTGCTTGACCGTATGTATGCCGACCCAAAGCCGGTAAAGCAAACAAAAATTAAAAGGTTGTATGCCTGGGCTGGTGCAGCGGCTTCGTTAATATTGGTTTGCTGTATTACCTGGTATACAATGCAGCGGGAAAAAGATGCCTATGAAAATGGCTATACCTTCATAAAAAAATCACCGTCGCGAAAAAAAGTGGCACTGCCTGATGGGTCTGTGGTGTATTTAGCGCCCGATGCATCCCTGGAGGTAAGCAATGCTTATGGCCAGGCAAAACGCGAGGTACGCTTACGGGGCGAGGCTTTTTTTGATGTAAAACACAATTTAAAAAAATGCTTCATTGTACGTACAGCCAATAACTTGCAGGTAAACGTACTGGGTACATCTTTTAATGTTTATTCGGCCAAAGGTATATCTGAGCAAATTAAGGTGGCCACCGGTTTAGTCGGCTTTATTGAAGGTAAGAAAACGCACTTTATAAAAGCAGGCGAACAGTTAAAGTATAACGTTAGCGCAAAAACAGCACAGAAAATCCTGGTAAATATTGATGATGCGCAAAGTTTGCTTAACGGAACACTTTATTTCAATAACAGTAACGCATCACAAATAGCCTCAAAACTGGCACAGTACTACCATGTCAAAATAGAGGTTGAGCCGTCAGCCAATAAAAAATACAACCTGTTTAGCGGTGAGATGAAAGACAACGGTCTGGACAAACTGCTTGAGGGCCTTAACTACGCTACCGGATTACATTATAAATATAAAAACCAACAAACGATTATTTTTTACTAA
- a CDS encoding calcineurin-like phosphoesterase family protein, translating into MSNRRDFIKGLGITGAMLSIPAVINAEPAVAASEKIDIANITLKGRVLSNGQGVANVAVTDGINVVLTDKGGNYQLLSNKTAQFVYISLPAGYAFPHEKSIARFFKQIDNKQSVFKADFDLTRLEKDDANHAFVVWADPQIISKKDAAIMLETSAPDLRDLVASYPAGTLMHGIGCGDLVWDHFELYEDYKQAIGMSGIPFFNLIGNHDMDLDARTDDYSAQTFKKNFGPTYYSFNRGQVHYVVLDDVFFIGTAKRYIGYLTETQLQWLEQDLSHIKPGTTVVVSLHIPTNTGVKRRLNNKEDELGGVVSNREQLYKILAPYKVHIMSGHTHMNEKWEDRNMIEHVHGTVCGAWWTGPICSDGAPAGYSVYEVKGGEISWYYKSTGKPKDYQLKIYKKGYLQTAPDEVVVNVWNWDSKWTVQWYEDGVLKGNMEQRIDYDPWTVELYKGDQLPKKHKWVDPTLTDHLFFAKPSAGAKKITVTATDRFGKKYSQDMDLV; encoded by the coding sequence ATGTCGAACAGAAGAGATTTTATAAAAGGCCTGGGCATAACCGGTGCCATGCTGAGCATCCCCGCGGTTATTAATGCCGAACCGGCGGTTGCCGCTTCAGAGAAAATTGATATTGCCAATATCACCCTAAAAGGCCGGGTGCTGAGCAACGGACAAGGGGTAGCCAATGTAGCCGTTACGGATGGTATTAACGTGGTGCTTACTGATAAAGGCGGCAACTATCAATTATTAAGTAACAAAACCGCGCAGTTTGTTTACATCAGCCTGCCTGCCGGATACGCCTTTCCGCATGAGAAGAGCATTGCCAGGTTTTTTAAACAGATTGATAACAAGCAATCGGTTTTTAAGGCTGATTTCGATCTCACACGTTTAGAAAAAGACGATGCTAATCATGCATTTGTGGTTTGGGCTGATCCGCAGATCATCTCAAAAAAAGATGCGGCTATTATGCTCGAAACTTCAGCGCCTGATTTACGCGACCTGGTAGCATCATATCCTGCCGGTACATTAATGCACGGCATAGGTTGCGGCGATTTGGTGTGGGATCATTTTGAACTTTACGAGGATTATAAGCAGGCCATCGGCATGTCGGGCATACCATTTTTTAACCTGATTGGTAACCATGATATGGACCTGGATGCCCGTACTGATGATTACTCGGCGCAAACTTTTAAAAAGAATTTCGGCCCGACATATTATTCTTTTAACCGCGGGCAGGTGCACTATGTAGTGTTGGATGATGTGTTCTTTATCGGTACGGCAAAACGCTACATTGGCTATTTGACCGAAACACAATTGCAGTGGCTGGAGCAGGATCTGTCGCACATAAAACCAGGTACAACGGTTGTAGTATCGCTACACATCCCGACCAATACAGGGGTGAAACGCAGGTTAAATAATAAAGAAGATGAATTAGGTGGCGTGGTATCAAACCGTGAACAGCTTTATAAAATATTGGCTCCTTACAAAGTACATATTATGTCGGGCCATACCCACATGAACGAAAAGTGGGAAGACCGCAATATGATCGAACACGTACACGGTACCGTTTGCGGCGCATGGTGGACGGGCCCAATCTGCAGCGATGGCGCACCTGCGGGCTACTCGGTTTACGAAGTTAAAGGCGGCGAGATCAGCTGGTATTATAAATCAACAGGCAAGCCAAAAGATTATCAGCTCAAAATTTACAAAAAAGGCTACCTGCAAACTGCACCCGATGAAGTAGTGGTCAACGTTTGGAATTGGGATAGCAAATGGACGGTGCAATGGTATGAGGACGGTGTGCTTAAGGGCAACATGGAACAACGTATTGATTATGACCCATGGACTGTTGAGCTTTACAAAGGCGATCAGTTGCCTAAAAAACATAAATGGGTTGACCCGACGTTGACCGATCACTTGTTCTTTGCCAAACCATCAGCAGGCGCTAAAAAAATAACCGTTACGGCTACAGATCGTTTCGGAAAAAAATATAGCCAGGATATGGATCTGGTATAA
- a CDS encoding LacI family DNA-binding transcriptional regulator → MLLNQLVAAEITTVRMQNNKLPTIKEIAKKLNVSVSTVSRALHDHPSIGLVTTMRVHKVAKELGYEVNKSAIYFKERKTYTIGVIIPSLAEPFFSSALCGVEDFAGQFNYNVIIGQSLDSFEREKRIVENMKDHRVDGILVSLTKETSTYEHFDNLKKYNIPIVFFDRVPQKKDIHFVSCNLHSGMLQAISRFVDAGHKKIGLINGPAKMAATLQRLEIYFKCLKENNLPINYDIIASTTLSKDDNIKAIRKLIDQDEMPTAVMVFNDYVLLDCIATVKAAGLEVNKDISFISFANLPIWEYMDTRPLASIEQFSYKQASIATDFLFKLIDANNKGDHTEVNYLQQIIDSEMVNYPLK, encoded by the coding sequence GTGCTGTTAAACCAATTAGTTGCTGCCGAGATAACCACCGTACGTATGCAAAATAATAAGTTACCTACTATTAAGGAGATCGCTAAAAAGCTCAATGTGTCCGTTTCAACGGTGTCGCGGGCATTGCACGATCATCCGAGTATTGGTTTGGTAACCACCATGCGGGTACATAAGGTAGCCAAGGAACTGGGTTACGAGGTTAACAAATCAGCCATATATTTCAAGGAGCGTAAAACGTATACAATCGGCGTTATTATCCCCAGTTTGGCAGAACCTTTTTTTTCATCGGCACTTTGCGGGGTTGAGGATTTTGCCGGACAGTTTAATTACAATGTGATCATCGGCCAATCGCTGGATAGTTTTGAACGCGAAAAGCGCATTGTTGAGAATATGAAGGATCATCGTGTAGATGGTATTCTGGTATCGCTCACCAAAGAAACATCAACTTACGAGCATTTCGATAATCTGAAGAAATACAATATTCCCATCGTTTTTTTTGATCGTGTGCCGCAAAAAAAGGATATACACTTTGTATCATGCAACCTGCATTCGGGTATGCTGCAAGCCATAAGCCGTTTTGTTGATGCAGGGCATAAAAAGATAGGCCTGATCAATGGTCCGGCAAAAATGGCGGCTACACTGCAACGGCTGGAGATTTATTTTAAGTGCCTTAAGGAAAACAACCTGCCCATTAATTATGACATCATTGCGTCCACAACGCTGAGCAAGGATGACAACATAAAAGCTATACGCAAACTTATTGACCAGGATGAAATGCCTACCGCCGTAATGGTTTTTAACGATTATGTATTGCTGGATTGCATTGCGACTGTGAAAGCGGCGGGTTTAGAGGTAAATAAGGATATCAGCTTTATCAGCTTTGCCAACCTGCCCATCTGGGAGTATATGGATACTCGTCCGTTGGCTTCGATAGAACAATTCTCATACAAGCAAGCCTCTATAGCAACTGACTTTCTTTTCAAGCTGATTGATGCTAATAACAAGGGCGACCATACAGAAGTAAATTATTTACAGCAGATAATTGATTCGGAAATGGTTAATTATCCGCTTAAATAA
- a CDS encoding SusC/RagA family TonB-linked outer membrane protein yields the protein MYRKFLHKKVRNYLCAILCCILALPLHAQKRQLKFNSTQVTIASIIDRLQSIYNYKVSYDANVNTAGKINLSSTDLTLGQLITEIEQQAGIGIRNIDGNLVFKKVDTFMVSGTVTSADDGLPLAGVTITNIAKKSLGSTNADGRFNIRVTSGAPVSFGMVGFDTFTTRFQSANNNIKIKLITANTSLNEVVVTALGIKREEKALGYSATVIKGEDIAKAPSNNWTDALSGKVAGLNLLRSNGGPTGSNKIILRGENNLNGENEALIVVDGVVINNGSGRSTGYGGSSYLADETPVDFGSGLNDINPADIENITVLKGSNASALYGQRGANGAIIITTKSGSARSKGINVTINSNTAIESINRWPDLQYQYGQGVDGALYYSYNASEDGPSTRSTSSAWGPKFDGQMFYQYDPVTHTKGTTRTPWVPYVNDSRNFFETGRTYTNSVTIDGGTDKTTARFSATNVKNSWIIPNTGYDRNTVALSLNQKVSDKLQLSTKINYTNKKSDNLPSVGYNNQSIMYWYIFWQPNADINWLKDYWLPGRENIQQSFPFSSFPDNPYLITQEMLNTMNRHGVTGNVQATYNFTKELSLMVRTSMDFGYDQRTQQRPWDTEKFRKGMFRTQNIYSQEITADFLLRYNKKINKDFEITATGGGSTLKNTYNQDALSADSLAYPGVYSLANKAGILVATPYKSKYEINSFYGLLTLAFKDYLYADITFRNDWNSVLANASGNDNVSFSYPSYNLSFIPTEAFKMPEFIDYLKLRGSISNTGSGSQVPYQTTNGYVVTPTFPGGLQNDTRFANLNLRPLTTIAHEVGVEAKFFKNRVGFDLTLYSSDTKDQHLWTSPDPAVGGTAALFNAGRLRNKGIELAVNGTPLKSKNGLNWTVNGTLTANRNKIMELTETQTELILQNGPGSRGLISARVGGSMGDFYGRGYERSPDGQIVYEGGYPVLSPDIKYIGNTMPKFRGSLQNNFRYGSFGFSFLFDAQTGAVGYSLTSAVLTEQGKTNATLPGRYNGIIGNGVVRNADGSFSPNTVIAENIATYYNAHYGRDNVEGTTYSTDYIKLREARIDYSLPARFAQRVGMKKATIGIYGRDLLIISDWPAFDPEFGTLNGSEINRGFELGQLPSTRTLGLNVTLGF from the coding sequence ATGTATCGAAAATTTTTACACAAAAAAGTTCGGAATTACTTATGTGCCATACTTTGCTGTATACTGGCTTTGCCTTTGCATGCACAAAAGCGGCAGCTTAAATTTAACAGTACACAGGTAACCATTGCAAGCATAATCGACAGGCTGCAATCAATTTATAATTACAAGGTATCTTATGACGCCAATGTAAATACAGCCGGGAAAATTAATCTTTCCTCAACCGATCTTACACTTGGTCAGCTCATTACCGAGATAGAGCAGCAGGCCGGCATCGGTATCCGTAATATTGATGGAAACCTGGTATTTAAAAAGGTTGATACCTTTATGGTAAGTGGTACCGTAACATCGGCTGATGACGGATTGCCTTTGGCCGGCGTTACCATAACCAACATTGCCAAAAAATCATTAGGCAGCACGAATGCCGATGGCCGCTTTAATATCAGGGTGACGTCGGGCGCGCCGGTAAGCTTCGGCATGGTGGGCTTTGATACGTTTACAACCCGTTTTCAATCTGCAAACAACAATATTAAAATTAAGCTAATTACGGCCAATACTTCACTTAATGAGGTTGTAGTAACGGCATTGGGCATTAAGCGTGAGGAAAAAGCGCTTGGCTACTCGGCAACCGTAATTAAAGGCGAAGATATTGCTAAAGCGCCATCCAATAACTGGACAGATGCACTGTCGGGCAAGGTAGCGGGTTTAAACCTGTTACGTTCAAATGGTGGTCCAACCGGATCAAACAAAATTATTTTGCGTGGCGAGAACAACCTTAACGGTGAAAACGAAGCCTTGATAGTTGTTGATGGTGTGGTAATAAACAACGGTAGCGGCCGCTCAACCGGTTACGGTGGCAGCTCGTACCTGGCTGATGAAACTCCGGTTGACTTTGGCTCAGGTTTAAATGATATTAACCCTGCTGATATCGAGAACATCACCGTACTGAAGGGCTCAAACGCATCGGCTCTTTACGGGCAGCGTGGCGCTAACGGCGCTATCATCATCACAACTAAATCGGGCTCGGCCAGGAGCAAAGGGATAAACGTAACCATTAACTCAAATACGGCTATTGAAAGCATTAACCGCTGGCCCGATCTGCAATATCAGTACGGACAAGGCGTTGATGGCGCTTTGTATTATTCGTACAATGCGTCAGAAGATGGGCCAAGCACGCGCAGCACCAGCTCCGCCTGGGGGCCTAAGTTTGATGGGCAGATGTTTTATCAGTATGACCCGGTAACGCATACCAAAGGTACAACGCGTACCCCATGGGTGCCTTATGTTAATGATAGCCGCAATTTTTTTGAAACCGGCAGAACCTACACCAACTCGGTAACTATTGATGGCGGTACGGATAAAACAACTGCCAGGTTCTCTGCAACCAATGTGAAAAATTCGTGGATCATACCTAATACCGGTTATGATCGTAATACGGTAGCCTTATCGCTTAACCAAAAAGTAAGTGACAAACTACAGTTATCCACTAAAATAAACTATACCAACAAAAAGAGTGATAACCTGCCATCGGTGGGGTATAACAATCAATCTATCATGTACTGGTACATTTTCTGGCAGCCAAATGCCGATATAAACTGGCTGAAAGATTATTGGCTGCCGGGCAGGGAGAATATTCAGCAAAGCTTTCCGTTCAGTAGTTTCCCGGATAACCCGTACCTGATTACCCAGGAGATGCTGAACACTATGAACCGCCACGGTGTTACCGGTAACGTTCAGGCTACTTATAACTTCACTAAGGAATTAAGCCTGATGGTACGTACTTCAATGGATTTTGGTTACGATCAGCGTACACAGCAGCGCCCTTGGGATACCGAGAAATTCAGAAAAGGGATGTTCCGTACGCAGAACATTTACTCGCAGGAGATAACCGCTGACTTCCTATTACGATACAACAAAAAGATAAACAAAGACTTCGAGATTACCGCAACAGGTGGTGGTAGTACATTAAAAAACACTTACAATCAGGATGCGCTAAGCGCCGATTCGCTTGCCTATCCGGGCGTTTATAGTCTTGCTAATAAAGCGGGCATATTAGTGGCTACACCATATAAATCAAAATACGAAATAAACAGCTTTTACGGCTTGCTTACTTTGGCCTTTAAAGATTATTTGTACGCTGATATAACCTTCCGTAACGACTGGAACAGCGTGTTGGCAAACGCAAGCGGTAATGATAATGTGTCATTCTCTTACCCAAGTTATAACTTAAGCTTTATACCAACCGAAGCGTTTAAAATGCCTGAGTTTATTGATTATTTAAAGCTGCGTGGTTCAATTTCTAACACGGGTAGTGGTTCTCAGGTTCCTTATCAAACAACAAACGGTTATGTTGTAACACCAACTTTTCCGGGTGGTTTACAAAACGATACCCGGTTTGCTAACCTAAACTTAAGACCGCTTACGACCATAGCGCATGAGGTGGGTGTCGAAGCGAAATTTTTTAAAAACCGGGTTGGGTTTGATTTGACTTTGTACAGTTCAGACACCAAAGATCAGCACTTGTGGACGAGTCCTGACCCTGCTGTAGGGGGCACAGCAGCTCTTTTCAATGCCGGCCGCTTACGTAATAAAGGTATTGAATTGGCAGTAAACGGTACGCCGCTAAAATCAAAGAATGGCTTAAACTGGACCGTCAATGGTACGCTTACCGCTAACCGTAACAAAATTATGGAGCTTACCGAAACGCAAACTGAGCTGATTTTACAGAACGGCCCTGGTAGCCGTGGTTTAATATCTGCAAGAGTAGGAGGCAGCATGGGCGATTTTTATGGCCGTGGCTACGAGCGTTCGCCTGATGGGCAGATCGTTTACGAGGGTGGTTACCCCGTATTGAGCCCGGATATTAAATACATTGGCAATACCATGCCTAAGTTCAGGGGCAGCTTACAGAACAACTTCCGTTACGGCTCTTTTGGCTTCAGCTTTCTGTTCGATGCACAAACCGGCGCTGTAGGTTATTCACTTACAAGTGCCGTACTTACCGAGCAGGGTAAAACAAACGCCACATTGCCGGGCCGTTACAATGGCATAATAGGCAATGGCGTAGTGCGTAATGCTGACGGTTCATTCAGCCCTAACACAGTAATCGCCGAAAACATCGCTACATACTACAATGCGCATTACGGACGTGATAACGTAGAAGGAACAACTTACTCAACAGACTATATTAAATTAAGAGAGGCACGTATCGATTACTCATTGCCGGCACGTTTTGCACAACGCGTTGGTATGAAAAAGGCGACCATTGGTATTTACGGTCGCGATTTGCTGATCATCAGTGACTGGCCGGCATTCGACCCCGAATTCGGTACACTTAACGGATCTGAAATTAACCGTGGTTTCGAGCTTGGTCAGTTACCGTCAACACGCACATTAGGCTTAAACGTAACATTAGGATTTTAA
- a CDS encoding DUF5689 domain-containing protein: MKAKIFLIVSVLSALFFSACKKHDFAEGQLSPIIALVDLRAIHKGADVTLNKDNMLGAYQITGKVISMPDSGNVPQGVLIVQNNRRKAIRGIQIPIGEAAATFKSGDSIVVNVEGAILKRVNGALQLTGITPANITTVSTGNEVQVQQVSSYSIKTKPDDYESTLVSIKSATVSPAPVMGQTKYVGNKYLVNGADSIIMHTEPTAQFANEFLPAGATVAGVLVVDNTVDSASVYQVWPRKFTDISDITKPADPNAPDLGEMPVVITGFVNDAKGSDGNYEYFQFRATQNIDFSVTPMAVVTCTNAGAAQPNAGDAPGAGWATGGGRTYKFNLTNGQVKKGDFFYVGGSNKRINGPNTTDISEAKWISAIAYVTNDGDGFGSASSGLLPNSGNAGGIAIFKGINVTEQSVPVDVVFFGGTGKTTMYNPTTNKGYRVPKNDHYNFVDEAGAEQPFFYQGTNQYVIPHVSPADQGVFMKLGGSFDAETKTWITPRGISVFIMSGSTALTDIETGSDVTVISN, translated from the coding sequence ATGAAAGCTAAGATATTTCTTATAGTTTCAGTTTTATCGGCGCTATTTTTCAGCGCCTGCAAAAAGCACGATTTTGCCGAGGGGCAGCTTAGCCCCATAATAGCGCTTGTTGATCTGCGTGCTATACACAAAGGCGCTGATGTTACGCTTAATAAGGATAACATGCTGGGCGCCTACCAAATAACGGGCAAGGTAATTTCAATGCCCGATTCGGGTAATGTGCCGCAGGGTGTTTTAATTGTACAGAATAACCGCCGCAAAGCTATCCGTGGCATACAGATACCCATTGGCGAAGCCGCCGCTACCTTTAAGTCGGGCGATAGCATCGTGGTTAACGTTGAGGGCGCCATCTTGAAAAGGGTAAATGGCGCTTTACAGTTAACCGGTATAACTCCGGCTAACATTACAACCGTATCTACCGGTAACGAGGTGCAGGTACAACAGGTTTCAAGCTATTCCATCAAAACCAAGCCTGATGATTATGAGAGCACGTTAGTGAGTATCAAATCCGCCACGGTTTCTCCGGCACCTGTTATGGGCCAAACAAAGTATGTTGGTAATAAATACCTGGTCAACGGCGCCGATAGCATTATTATGCATACCGAGCCAACAGCGCAATTTGCCAACGAGTTTTTACCTGCCGGTGCTACGGTAGCCGGTGTATTGGTGGTTGATAATACAGTAGATTCCGCTTCGGTTTACCAGGTGTGGCCACGTAAGTTTACGGATATAAGCGATATTACCAAACCTGCCGACCCTAACGCACCTGATCTGGGCGAAATGCCGGTAGTGATTACAGGTTTTGTTAATGATGCCAAGGGATCAGATGGTAATTACGAATACTTCCAGTTCAGAGCGACGCAAAATATTGATTTCTCAGTTACGCCAATGGCTGTAGTTACCTGTACCAACGCTGGCGCCGCGCAACCTAATGCAGGCGATGCGCCGGGTGCAGGCTGGGCAACGGGTGGCGGCCGTACCTATAAATTCAATCTGACTAACGGGCAGGTTAAAAAAGGCGATTTCTTCTATGTAGGCGGTAGCAATAAACGCATTAACGGACCAAACACAACCGACATCAGCGAGGCAAAATGGATAAGCGCTATAGCTTATGTAACTAATGATGGCGACGGCTTTGGCAGCGCCAGCAGCGGCTTATTGCCTAACAGCGGCAACGCCGGTGGTATAGCAATATTTAAAGGCATCAACGTAACAGAGCAATCAGTACCGGTTGATGTGGTGTTTTTTGGTGGTACGGGCAAAACAACCATGTACAACCCAACTACTAACAAAGGTTACCGTGTGCCTAAGAATGATCACTATAATTTTGTTGATGAAGCAGGCGCGGAGCAACCATTCTTTTACCAGGGTACCAACCAGTATGTAATACCGCACGTATCACCTGCCGACCAGGGTGTGTTTATGAAACTGGGCGGAAGTTTTGATGCTGAAACGAAAACATGGATAACGCCTCGTGGCATATCAGTATTCATTATGTCGGGCAGTACCGCGTTAACCGATATTGAAACCGGAAGCGATGTTACGGTAATTTCAAACTAA
- a CDS encoding sigma-70 family RNA polymerase sigma factor has translation MQTESEVKINTLHNLETIFREHYSYLFRYVHTMVKDEDEAKDVLSDMFLNLWMQKDNLQITNIKAYLFRAARNGALKTLTARQTDELTENCWNISEQAFSPFERLVAKESVKIVERLINKLPAMRKEIIQLRLTGLKNHEIAKVLDVTEKKIEYHMREAIEQLGYYMRHENYDRATIAGGLLLVNVMLTFI, from the coding sequence ATGCAAACGGAAAGTGAAGTTAAAATAAATACCCTCCATAACCTCGAAACCATTTTCAGGGAACATTATTCATACCTGTTCAGGTATGTGCACACGATGGTAAAGGATGAAGATGAAGCGAAGGATGTGCTGTCAGATATGTTCTTGAACTTGTGGATGCAAAAGGATAATCTGCAAATAACAAACATTAAAGCCTACCTTTTTCGCGCTGCACGCAACGGCGCCTTAAAAACCCTTACGGCCCGCCAAACAGATGAATTGACTGAGAATTGCTGGAACATCAGCGAGCAGGCCTTTAGTCCGTTTGAGCGTTTAGTCGCTAAAGAATCTGTTAAAATAGTTGAGCGTTTAATTAATAAGCTGCCGGCTATGCGTAAGGAAATCATCCAACTGCGTTTAACAGGATTGAAAAACCACGAAATAGCCAAAGTGCTGGACGTTACCGAAAAGAAGATAGAATACCACATGCGCGAAGCCATTGAACAATTGGGCTACTACATGCGCCACGAAAACTATGATCGCGCTACCATTGCCGGTGGATTGTTGCTGGTTAATGTAATGTTGACATTTATTTAA
- a CDS encoding SusD/RagB family nutrient-binding outer membrane lipoprotein, whose protein sequence is MKKRYIIWGLMALLSLSSVSCTKNFEELAKNPNESSFALPQSLLAPAITNIVAANMNRSQRITNELMQVTVNMGDTDGKIFRYEIRSAEADYLWTNWYVQLTNLKDIYTGGEDNDSNTYMGISLILQSWVYSMLTDTYGNVPYFESNKAKEGLFLPKYDSQQAIYADIFARLEEANELLKTGTNVISSSDPIYGGVAANWRKFGNSLYLRLLMRVSGKDQAAIDKIKDMVDLNAANYPVMTSNAESAILKWSGSAPYVSPFATWRPADWYTPKLASFFVDNLNEWSDPRIGKWATVFEGEYAGIPSGYPVGQAPQAKSTLPTALQREPLLGNIMNYGELQFILAEAAAKGWITAKPAQQYYEAGITGAITMWGFNVPSNYMNFNSIKWDDSYTLDQKMELIHKQKYYSLFFTDLQSWFEYRRTGHPNLPKGSGLDNNGVMPARLNYPVSVQSSNRENYNAAVAAQGPDVITTQVWWQKQ, encoded by the coding sequence ATGAAAAAGAGATATATAATTTGGGGATTGATGGCATTGTTGTCGCTATCCTCGGTATCGTGCACAAAAAACTTCGAGGAACTGGCAAAAAACCCCAATGAAAGTTCATTTGCTTTACCGCAATCGTTGCTGGCACCCGCTATTACAAATATTGTAGCTGCAAACATGAACCGCAGCCAGCGCATTACCAATGAGCTAATGCAGGTTACCGTTAATATGGGCGATACCGATGGTAAAATATTCCGCTACGAAATTCGTAGTGCCGAGGCCGATTACTTATGGACAAACTGGTATGTACAGCTTACAAACCTAAAGGATATCTATACCGGCGGTGAGGATAACGATAGCAACACTTATATGGGTATTTCGCTTATCCTGCAATCATGGGTTTACTCCATGCTTACTGATACTTATGGCAATGTGCCTTACTTTGAGTCAAATAAAGCTAAAGAGGGTTTATTTCTTCCCAAGTATGATTCGCAGCAGGCGATTTATGCAGATATATTTGCCCGTTTGGAAGAGGCTAACGAATTGCTGAAAACCGGTACAAACGTTATCTCATCAAGCGACCCCATTTACGGTGGTGTTGCAGCTAACTGGCGTAAGTTTGGCAATTCCTTATACCTGCGCTTATTAATGCGCGTGTCAGGTAAAGATCAGGCTGCTATTGATAAGATTAAGGATATGGTTGACCTGAATGCTGCAAATTATCCGGTCATGACCAGCAATGCGGAATCGGCCATTTTGAAATGGAGCGGCAGCGCCCCTTACGTTTCGCCTTTCGCAACGTGGCGGCCAGCTGATTGGTATACACCCAAACTGGCCAGCTTTTTTGTAGATAATTTGAATGAGTGGAGCGATCCGCGTATAGGTAAATGGGCTACAGTGTTCGAGGGTGAGTATGCCGGAATACCAAGCGGTTACCCGGTAGGGCAGGCACCACAGGCAAAATCAACTTTACCAACCGCTTTACAGCGTGAACCATTGCTGGGCAATATCATGAATTACGGCGAACTGCAATTTATTTTAGCCGAGGCCGCTGCCAAAGGCTGGATAACCGCCAAACCCGCGCAGCAATATTATGAGGCCGGTATAACCGGAGCGATAACTATGTGGGGTTTTAACGTACCGTCAAACTATATGAATTTTAATTCAATTAAATGGGATGATAGCTACACGCTTGATCAGAAGATGGAGCTGATACATAAGCAAAAGTATTACTCGTTATTCTTTACTGATCTGCAATCGTGGTTCGAGTACCGCCGTACCGGGCATCCAAATTTGCCAAAAGGATCAGGTTTGGATAATAATGGTGTGATGCCTGCACGCCTTAACTACCCGGTTTCGGTGCAATCATCAAACCGCGAAAATTACAATGCCGCCGTTGCCGCACAGGGGCCGGATGTAATTACCACACAGGTTTGGTGGCAAAAGCAATAA